A single Crateriforma conspicua DNA region contains:
- a CDS encoding restriction endonuclease subunit S — MSFPAYTDYKATDIGWLGEVPSHWDVPPCRAIVTERTERNDEGKCNDYLSLMANVGVIPYADKGDIGNKKPEDLTKCKVVNEGDFVINSMNYYIGSYGVSTYRGVCSPVYIVLTPSEDVIYSRYAFRIFEIGGFQQYAQSYGNGILEHRRSISWDILKTIPIPLPPPDEQKNIASFLDSETLKIDTLVSEQRRLIKLLQEKRRAVVSHAVTKGLDKNAPMKPSGNQWLGHVPQHWAVVSVRRVLAGIEQGWSPQCESRPAGEHEWGILKTGCVNRGVFSATENKALPEDLEPIVEYEVKRGDVLMSRASGSSDLVGATAFVYDVRPHLMLSDKTFRIHLADTMEPEFFVAVFNSKLMRAQIEQSISGAEGLANNLPQSKLKCFAIALPPVSEQVEIVRELALQCKRFDTLQSEAERAIELLRERRTALISAAVTGKIDVREFGSKEAAA; from the coding sequence ATGAGTTTTCCAGCTTACACAGACTACAAGGCGACCGACATCGGTTGGTTGGGTGAAGTCCCTTCCCACTGGGACGTCCCACCGTGCAGGGCGATCGTTACTGAACGAACTGAACGAAACGATGAAGGCAAGTGCAATGACTACCTGTCTTTGATGGCGAACGTAGGCGTCATTCCGTATGCAGATAAAGGGGACATTGGGAACAAGAAGCCGGAAGACCTGACGAAGTGCAAGGTGGTCAACGAAGGCGACTTCGTCATCAATAGTATGAACTACTACATTGGTTCGTACGGCGTATCTACATATCGTGGCGTTTGTAGCCCGGTGTACATCGTTTTGACACCGAGTGAAGACGTTATTTATTCTCGCTATGCGTTCCGGATCTTTGAAATAGGCGGCTTCCAACAATACGCACAGTCTTACGGAAACGGGATCCTTGAACATCGGCGATCTATCAGCTGGGACATTCTAAAGACAATCCCGATTCCGCTTCCACCGCCAGACGAACAAAAAAATATCGCCTCATTCCTCGATTCTGAAACTTTAAAGATTGACACGTTGGTTTCGGAGCAGCGTCGTTTGATTAAGCTGCTGCAGGAAAAGCGTCGGGCGGTCGTCAGTCACGCAGTGACTAAAGGATTAGACAAAAACGCCCCAATGAAACCTTCCGGAAACCAATGGCTCGGCCATGTCCCGCAGCATTGGGCCGTTGTTTCCGTTCGCCGAGTACTTGCTGGGATTGAACAAGGCTGGAGTCCACAATGCGAGTCTCGTCCCGCAGGTGAACACGAATGGGGAATATTGAAGACTGGATGCGTCAACCGAGGCGTGTTTTCGGCAACTGAGAATAAGGCGTTGCCGGAAGACCTGGAACCGATTGTCGAGTACGAAGTAAAGCGGGGCGACGTGCTGATGTCGCGGGCCAGCGGATCATCCGATCTCGTTGGTGCAACCGCATTCGTCTACGACGTTCGTCCTCATCTAATGCTGTCAGACAAGACGTTCCGGATTCACCTCGCGGACACGATGGAGCCCGAGTTCTTTGTCGCAGTTTTCAACTCAAAATTGATGCGGGCACAGATCGAGCAATCCATTAGTGGCGCAGAAGGACTTGCGAATAACTTGCCGCAATCAAAACTGAAATGTTTTGCGATAGCATTGCCGCCGGTTTCTGAGCAAGTGGAGATTGTTCGTGAATTAGCTTTACAGTGCAAGCGGTTTGACACGCTTCAGTCGGAAGCCGAACGAGCCATCGAACTTCTTCGAGAACGCCGCACCGCCCTCATCTCCGCAGCCGTCACCGGAAAGATCGATGTTCGTGAATTTGGTTCAAAGGAGGCTGCGGCATGA